From the genome of Danio aesculapii chromosome 16, fDanAes4.1, whole genome shotgun sequence, one region includes:
- the LOC130243178 gene encoding calcium homeostasis modulator protein 5 — protein sequence MAVPRMDSFKTVLKFFTDQKTTIGYSVMAILTIGSERIFSMVSFQCPCTKGQNFPYGMCFLLGPAVVLLVVGFFVSTRFWRLYTGCCLNPLKLCPRGNFVGCLSVFIKVLSGACVAPIMWLTVALLNGTFYECAVSGLEEITVVQIFCADKGPECQDQLHRVPCGKSQLPSDQNTELLYMLRAQSQILGWSIIITAVVVALIGTCYKNCVSQVSYLQLTFWKIYMDKEREKFDTYANDYATNLADRNLKSFFDNKFPEAFPFPNHKAWEEISSIYTFRKSEQHYSTLQRYVERSDRDYTPDEHPMVEMDHGIEMV from the exons ATGGCTGTACCAAGAATGGATTCTTTTAAGACTGTTTTAAAGTTTTTCACCGATCAGAAGACTACTATTGGCTACAGCGTTATGGCTATTTTGACAATAGGCAGTGAACGAATTTTCTCCATGGTGTCTTTTCAGTGTCCCTGCACCAAAGGACAGAATTTTCCCTATGGAATGTGTTTTCTGCTTGGACCTGCTGTCGTCTTACTGGTAGTCGGGTTCTTTGTTAGTACACGTTTCTGGCGGTTATATACTGGGTGCTGTCTGAACCCTCTCAAACTCTGCCCCCGAGGAAACTTTGTGGGATGCTTGTCAGTGTTTATAAAGGTGTTGTCTGGAGCCTGCGTTGCCCCTATCATGTGGCTTACTGTAGCCCTGTTAAATGGAACCTTTTATGAGTGTGCTGTCAGTGGATTGGAAGAAATTACGGTGGTCCAAATTTTCTGCGCAGATAAGGGACCTGAATGCCAGGATCAGCTACACCGAGTGCCCTGCGGCAAATCCCAACTTCCTTCTGACCAAAATACGGAACTGCTGTATATGCTGCGAGCCCAGTCACAG ATCCTCGGCTGGTCCATCATCATCACAGCAGTAGTAGTAGCGCTGATCGGGACTTGCTATAAAAACTGTGTCTCTCAAGTAAGCTACCTTCAGCTAACTTTCTGGAAGATCTACATGGATAAAGAACGGGAAAAGTTTGACACTTATGCAAACGACTATGCCACCAACCTAGCAGATCGTAACCTCAAGAGTTTCTTTGACAACAAATTCCCAGAAGCATTTCCCTTTCCGAATCACAAGGCCTGGGAGGAGATCTCCTCTATTTACACTTTCAGAAAAAGTGAACAGCACTACAGCACACTGCAGAGATACGTAGAGCGCAGCGATCGGGACTACACCCCTGATGAGCATCCTATGGTTGAGATGGACCATGGCATAGAGATGGTATAG
- the rwdd1 gene encoding RWD domain-containing protein 1, translated as MTDYGEEQRNELEAIESIYPDSFTVLSEEPTSFTITVTSDTGENEETLELTLKFTYVEKYPDEPPLWEIFSQENLEDSDAEEILTLLKQQAEENLGMVMIFTLVTAVQEKLNEIIDQIKSRREEEKQRKQKEAEEAEKQAFQGTVVTIETFLSWKAKFEAEMTELKKKRQKEEEQSGKKKLTGKQLFETDHNLDTSDIQFLEDGGNSVEVDESLFQEMDDLDLDEDDPDFDPLDLGSDED; from the exons ATGACAGACTACGGCGAGGAGCAAAGAAATGAACTAGAAGCAATAGAGTCCATTTACCCAGACTCATTTACAG TGCTTTCTGAGGAGCCCACAAGCTTCACCATCACAGTTACCTCTGACACAGGAGAAAATGAAGAGA CACTGGAGCTGACCCTTAAGTTTACATATGTGGAGAAATATCCGGACGAGCCCCCTCTCTGGGAGATCTTCTCACAGGAGAACCTGGAAGATTCAGACGCAGAAGAAATTCTAACGCTTTTGAAACAACAG gCCGAAGAAAATCTGGGAATGGTGATGATATTCACATTAGTGACCGCTGTGCAGgagaaactaaatgaaataatcGACCAGATTAAAAGCAGACGAGAAGAGGAGAAGCAAAGGAAACAAAAGGAGGCCGAAGAAGCTGAGAAG CAAGCCTTTCAAGGCACCGTGGTCACAATTGAGACCTTCTTATCATGGAAAGCTAAATTTGAAGCAGAGATGACAGAACTAAAGAAGAAAAGGCAGAAGGAGGAGGAGCAGTCAGGCAAGAAAAAACTCACAG GAAAACAGCTCTTTGAGACAGACCATAATCTTGACACATCAGATATCCAGTTCTTGGAGGACG GTGGGAACAGTGTGGAAGTGGACGAGTCACTTTTTCAAGAAATGGATGATTTGGATTTAGACGAAGATGACCCAGATTTCGACCCGCTGGACTTGGGTAGCGATGAAGACTGA